The following coding sequences are from one Paenibacillus tundrae window:
- a CDS encoding ABC transporter ATP-binding protein, translating to MIQCEGLVKIFKSSDVEVVALQGLNLTVNQGEMMAIIGNSGSGKSTLLNILGGLDRPTAGTAFVGDWDLLKMTDAQLVEYKRHTVGFIWQNNGRNLLPYLTALENVETPMILGGKRDRAYAMQLLEWVGLKDRMHNKLHQLSGGEQQRVAIAISLSNRPKLLLADEPTGSVDSETCDTIMGIFRKMNKELGVTIVIVTHDLTLAGKVDRIVAIRDGLTSTEFVKRNPNLDDDQGLSQMGAQDIHEAFVIIDRAGRLQVPKEYLEALSIDNRATLEFDGERIVITPPR from the coding sequence GTGATCCAATGCGAAGGACTTGTGAAAATTTTTAAATCCAGCGATGTGGAAGTCGTTGCCCTTCAAGGTCTCAATTTGACGGTCAACCAAGGTGAGATGATGGCGATCATCGGTAATAGTGGTAGCGGGAAATCAACGTTGCTCAATATTCTGGGTGGACTGGATCGTCCGACAGCAGGTACAGCCTTTGTAGGCGATTGGGATCTGCTCAAGATGACGGATGCGCAACTCGTGGAGTACAAACGCCATACAGTAGGCTTCATCTGGCAAAACAATGGTCGAAACCTACTGCCTTATCTCACAGCACTCGAAAACGTGGAAACACCTATGATTCTTGGGGGTAAGCGTGATCGTGCCTATGCCATGCAGCTATTAGAGTGGGTAGGACTCAAGGATCGGATGCATAACAAGCTGCATCAGTTATCAGGTGGAGAGCAGCAGCGGGTTGCTATCGCAATATCTCTATCAAACCGGCCAAAGCTGCTGCTTGCCGATGAACCTACGGGATCAGTGGATTCCGAGACTTGTGACACCATTATGGGGATTTTTCGCAAAATGAACAAAGAACTAGGCGTCACGATTGTCATTGTTACGCATGACTTAACGCTTGCAGGTAAGGTGGATCGCATTGTTGCGATCCGTGATGGACTGACGAGTACGGAGTTTGTGAAACGTAACCCGAACTTGGATGATGATCAAGGCTTATCACAGATGGGTGCTCAGGATATACATGAAGCATTTGTCATTATTGACCGGGCAGGACGTCTGCAGGTACCTAAGGAGTATCTGGAGGCCTTATCCATCGACAATCGGGCTACATTGGAATTTGACGGTGAACGTATTGTGATTACACCGCCAAGATAA
- a CDS encoding ABC transporter permease: MGLPLLRLLFRKMWNTRWMTFSTLIGLIVAVAFTVSIPMYADGALKRVVAQTLQDNSEGLPAGSLLMSYQAPGGVKTDTLGLEEVDRYIREDVPRDIGFPFHTYVNSRSIRSTEVNPEDPTKVDASRVRSMSLGTMSGLDSQVSYSTGLKPGNQVKDGIIEAVMLEEGMYRNDLHIGDILEYPVYSGLDITLRVKITGAFTADDTSSPYWVQGFDSMMNGLYIDESVFNEVLLKEKGIPLQNSRWYYAFDLKDIQTSQISGLSSVLERLDIDLYQRLKDTKVDITFGDLLKQFRSQSLQLQTMLFTLAAPMIAMVFYFIAMNARQSLQKQESDIAVLRSRGASAKQIFSLYLLEGIFLGAIALIVGPLLGWFMAKSIGSASGFLSFVDRKSIPIGVSKEAILLGLVAVLVAIIASLIPAITYARATIVSAKRRQARTDRAPVWQRWFLDVVLLGLAGYGYYLFYERQMLTFQTGMTTDQLQVQPFLFFVPALAIFALGLFFLRIFPWILKLIQWIGKKFLPVPLYLTLTQLSRSSSSYYPLMILLVLTLGLGVYNSAAARTIDLNSTERTLYRYGTDVIMQTVWEGSPEVTPQGSGQSGGSGGGQQGGGNSGGGSAGGGAPGGGGGAGGGGGAPGGGSQPTKVIYSEPPFEVFRSLDGVEHAARVMQTKGNIIVSGKSGGQGMLVGIDNVDFAQVGWFRNDLFPAHPYKYLDLLGKYEGAVLVSSKFADKYKLKTGDLVSIGVQGQAIEFVIFGILPYWPAQYPDQTPFFIANLDYIYDQVPLIPYEVWLKMKPDAKVAPLMEKLAAEGIELSSVRDVRTELVTQGKHPSRGGVFGILSLGFLVSVIISLIGYILYWFFNLSGRVVQFGVLRAMGLSRAQLSGMLLLEQVFTAGLSILLGIGIGQVSSRLFLPFLQTTDNVSAQVPPFRIVFEEKDMLQLYGVTVVMLIIGATMLLWQIRRLRVHQAVKMGEER, encoded by the coding sequence ATGGGGCTGCCATTGCTTCGGCTGCTGTTCCGCAAAATGTGGAACACTCGCTGGATGACCTTCAGCACACTGATTGGATTAATCGTGGCGGTTGCGTTCACCGTCAGTATTCCGATGTATGCCGACGGTGCGCTGAAGCGAGTTGTAGCCCAAACCTTACAGGACAATAGCGAAGGTTTGCCAGCAGGTTCATTGTTGATGAGTTACCAGGCTCCTGGTGGAGTGAAGACAGATACACTGGGTTTGGAAGAAGTGGATCGGTATATCCGTGAGGATGTGCCGCGTGATATTGGTTTCCCCTTCCATACGTATGTGAACTCTCGTTCTATCCGCAGTACTGAGGTTAATCCAGAGGATCCAACTAAGGTAGATGCAAGCCGGGTGCGTAGCATGAGTCTGGGAACGATGTCTGGCTTGGATTCGCAGGTCAGCTATTCGACAGGACTTAAGCCTGGTAACCAGGTGAAGGATGGAATCATTGAAGCGGTAATGCTGGAAGAAGGCATGTATCGAAACGATCTGCACATTGGAGATATTCTTGAATATCCCGTGTATAGTGGCCTAGACATTACGCTCCGGGTGAAGATTACGGGTGCCTTCACAGCAGATGATACAAGCAGCCCGTATTGGGTGCAGGGATTCGATAGCATGATGAATGGACTTTACATCGATGAATCCGTATTTAACGAGGTGCTACTCAAGGAAAAAGGAATTCCGCTTCAGAACTCACGATGGTATTATGCGTTTGATCTGAAAGACATTCAGACTAGCCAGATTTCGGGGCTTTCTTCTGTGCTGGAGAGACTTGATATTGATCTGTATCAACGGTTAAAGGATACAAAGGTAGATATCACCTTCGGTGATTTGCTGAAGCAGTTCCGCAGTCAGAGTCTACAGTTGCAGACGATGCTGTTCACTCTTGCTGCACCCATGATTGCAATGGTCTTTTACTTTATTGCAATGAATGCAAGACAATCGCTCCAGAAGCAGGAAAGTGACATTGCTGTTCTTCGTAGTCGTGGTGCTTCTGCAAAACAGATTTTCTCTTTATATCTGTTAGAGGGAATATTCCTTGGCGCTATTGCCTTAATTGTAGGTCCTTTGCTCGGCTGGTTTATGGCGAAGAGTATTGGTTCGGCGAGTGGTTTCCTCTCCTTCGTAGATCGGAAGTCTATCCCGATTGGTGTATCGAAGGAAGCGATTCTCTTAGGACTTGTGGCTGTTCTTGTGGCAATCATTGCGTCTCTGATTCCTGCGATTACGTATGCGCGCGCTACGATTGTGTCAGCGAAGAGAAGGCAGGCACGGACGGATCGTGCCCCAGTCTGGCAGCGCTGGTTCCTCGATGTTGTTCTGCTTGGACTTGCCGGATATGGATATTATCTATTTTATGAACGACAGATGTTGACCTTCCAGACGGGCATGACCACAGATCAACTGCAAGTACAACCGTTTTTGTTCTTTGTTCCTGCACTTGCCATTTTTGCCCTGGGTCTGTTCTTTCTACGGATATTCCCGTGGATCTTGAAGCTAATTCAGTGGATAGGCAAGAAATTTTTACCGGTTCCACTATATCTGACGCTGACGCAACTCTCGCGCTCGTCGTCTTCCTATTATCCGTTGATGATATTGCTAGTTCTGACCTTGGGACTTGGCGTATATAATTCCGCCGCAGCCAGAACCATTGACCTGAACTCTACTGAACGTACACTATACCGATATGGAACAGATGTCATTATGCAGACGGTATGGGAAGGTTCTCCTGAAGTGACCCCACAAGGTTCCGGCCAAAGTGGCGGTTCAGGCGGAGGGCAGCAAGGAGGCGGCAACAGTGGCGGAGGCTCTGCTGGTGGAGGTGCACCAGGTGGAGGCGGTGGCGCTGGTGGGGGCGGAGGTGCTCCTGGTGGAGGTTCACAACCGACCAAAGTGATCTATTCTGAGCCACCCTTTGAAGTGTTCCGCAGTTTAGACGGAGTAGAGCATGCAGCAAGGGTGATGCAGACCAAGGGAAACATCATCGTGTCTGGAAAATCAGGTGGACAGGGGATGCTCGTAGGAATTGATAATGTGGATTTTGCCCAAGTAGGCTGGTTCCGTAACGATCTTTTCCCTGCACATCCTTATAAGTACCTTGATTTGCTCGGTAAATATGAAGGAGCTGTATTGGTTTCCTCCAAATTTGCTGATAAGTATAAGCTCAAAACCGGGGATTTAGTCTCCATTGGTGTGCAAGGTCAAGCGATTGAATTTGTTATATTCGGCATTCTTCCATACTGGCCTGCACAGTATCCAGATCAGACACCGTTCTTTATTGCGAATCTGGATTATATCTATGATCAAGTACCACTTATTCCTTATGAAGTCTGGCTGAAGATGAAGCCGGATGCCAAAGTTGCACCACTGATGGAAAAACTTGCGGCAGAAGGTATTGAGCTATCATCTGTCCGTGACGTGCGTACCGAACTGGTAACGCAGGGGAAACATCCATCACGGGGCGGCGTATTCGGTATATTGAGTCTCGGCTTCCTTGTATCGGTCATTATATCTTTGATTGGTTATATTCTGTACTGGTTCTTCAACCTCTCAGGACGTGTCGTACAGTTCGGCGTTCTGCGCGCCATGGGATTATCTCGGGCTCAATTAAGTGGGATGTTGTTACTGGAGCAGGTGTTCACGGCGGGTTTGTCGATCCTTCTCGGCATTGGAATTGGTCAAGTATCGAGTCGTCTATTCTTACCATTTCTACAAACGACAGATAATGTATCTGCACAGGTGCCACCATTCCGAATTGTGTTTGAAGAGAAGGACATGTTGCAACTGTACGGCGTGACCGTCGTTATGCTCATTATTGGGGCTACGATGCTGCTATGGCAGATTCGTAGACTACGGGTACACCAGGCGGTCAAAATGGGAGAGGAGAGGTAA
- a CDS encoding efflux RND transporter periplasmic adaptor subunit, whose amino-acid sequence MFMKWRTADLSSKAAATKKGKRAALIVLSAIVVATMSGCSLLPAETEEEVLPPITPPTISKKPEYEVRTETLEKKVSGSGKMMSQREEKVYFTLDGMHVKELNVKLGDKVKKGQLLAVLDVESVEKEIRAKNLQIRKAEVQMKETLRKRDEMDPVEFEEATIAFEELRQELADLEEQLGKATLTAPFGGTVIAVQVEKGAAVKAYDPIATIADTSNLVVAATFAKEDLEKFSVGMKADVDINGAGKVSGVIKVMPTAQSSDSGSGSGGSSGDTNTPPAKESLDQYVIVSLAKMPKGVERGTPLTVSIVTQRTKDAVVIPVSALRSIGSRTYVQVVENDGSKREVDVEVGQQTSTDVEILKGLTVGQKVVGR is encoded by the coding sequence ATGTTTATGAAATGGCGGACGGCAGATTTATCAAGTAAAGCTGCCGCTACGAAGAAGGGGAAACGTGCAGCGCTTATCGTGCTTAGTGCGATAGTTGTTGCAACGATGTCGGGATGTTCTTTGTTACCGGCAGAGACAGAAGAGGAAGTGCTTCCGCCAATTACACCGCCAACGATCTCCAAAAAGCCGGAATATGAAGTCCGGACCGAGACACTGGAGAAGAAAGTAAGCGGTAGCGGTAAAATGATGAGTCAGAGAGAAGAAAAGGTGTATTTTACGCTGGATGGTATGCATGTGAAAGAGCTGAATGTGAAACTAGGGGATAAAGTCAAAAAGGGTCAGCTCCTTGCTGTGCTTGATGTGGAGAGCGTAGAGAAGGAAATTCGGGCGAAGAACCTTCAGATTCGCAAAGCTGAGGTACAGATGAAGGAAACGCTGCGTAAGCGGGATGAGATGGATCCTGTGGAATTCGAAGAAGCGACGATTGCTTTTGAAGAGCTGCGTCAGGAATTGGCTGATCTGGAGGAGCAGTTGGGGAAAGCGACTCTAACAGCTCCATTCGGGGGAACAGTCATTGCCGTTCAGGTGGAAAAGGGTGCTGCTGTCAAGGCGTATGATCCGATTGCCACGATTGCTGATACTTCGAATCTCGTCGTTGCAGCTACGTTTGCCAAAGAAGATCTTGAGAAATTCTCTGTAGGCATGAAAGCAGACGTGGATATTAATGGCGCAGGTAAGGTCTCTGGAGTTATTAAAGTTATGCCAACTGCGCAATCTTCGGACAGTGGAAGTGGTAGTGGGGGAAGTTCAGGAGACACCAATACACCTCCGGCAAAAGAATCACTTGATCAATATGTGATCGTTTCCTTGGCCAAAATGCCTAAGGGCGTTGAACGCGGTACACCGCTTACGGTATCCATTGTAACGCAGCGTACCAAGGACGCAGTTGTTATTCCAGTGTCGGCTCTTCGTTCCATTGGATCAAGAACCTATGTCCAGGTTGTAGAGAACGATGGTAGCAAACGAGAAGTGGATGTTGAGGTTGGCCAGCAGACGTCTACAGATGTAGAGATTCTGAAAGGCCTTACCGTTGGACAGAAAGTAGTGGGTCGCTAA
- a CDS encoding ABC transporter ATP-binding protein, producing the protein MKKLFSKIKSAKSQPGDKHDIEGAEQPESAQQQDQTYISEAKIPVEENLSDETLTEPNESSSDELAVAAQDKKPKPVKKRDLLPPYDGPVLEVRNVHRSFQTGSRIIHVLKGIDMEVNPQQLVMLKGRSGSGKTTLLNMLGGLDQPSSGDILFSGQPLQDWGDRRRTALRRREIGFIFQAYALMPLLSAWENVELSLRMADVPRSEWKERVGHCLDLVGLTKRVKHRPFEMSGGEQQRVAIAKAIAHRPRLLLADEPTAELDSKMGAQVMAVFRNIIEVEQVTICMTTHDPTILEVADHVYEMADGRFIK; encoded by the coding sequence ATGAAGAAGTTATTTTCCAAAATTAAATCTGCCAAAAGTCAGCCAGGGGATAAGCATGATATTGAGGGAGCAGAGCAGCCGGAGTCTGCCCAGCAGCAGGATCAAACGTACATAAGTGAAGCAAAGATTCCGGTGGAGGAGAACCTCTCAGATGAGACTCTCACTGAACCGAATGAATCTAGCTCCGATGAACTGGCAGTTGCTGCTCAAGACAAGAAGCCCAAACCTGTGAAGAAGCGGGATCTATTGCCTCCATATGATGGGCCTGTGCTGGAAGTGCGTAATGTGCATCGTAGTTTTCAGACAGGCAGCCGAATTATACATGTACTCAAAGGCATTGACATGGAAGTTAACCCACAGCAGCTTGTCATGCTGAAGGGTCGCTCTGGCTCTGGTAAAACAACACTTCTTAATATGCTTGGTGGGCTGGATCAGCCTTCGAGTGGTGATATCCTTTTCTCTGGCCAGCCTCTGCAGGATTGGGGTGACAGGCGGCGGACAGCGTTACGGCGTAGGGAAATCGGATTTATTTTTCAGGCGTATGCTCTTATGCCGTTATTATCTGCTTGGGAAAATGTAGAGCTGTCGCTAAGAATGGCAGATGTGCCTCGCTCGGAATGGAAAGAACGAGTAGGTCATTGTTTGGATCTAGTTGGTCTGACCAAACGGGTGAAGCACAGACCATTTGAGATGTCCGGGGGGGAGCAGCAGCGGGTCGCGATTGCTAAAGCTATTGCACATCGGCCGAGATTGTTGCTTGCGGATGAGCCTACAGCCGAACTTGATTCCAAGATGGGTGCACAGGTTATGGCTGTATTTCGCAATATTATTGAAGTAGAGCAAGTAACGATATGTATGACTACACACGATCCTACAATTCTGGAGGTTGCGGACCATGTTTATGAAATGGCGGACGGCAGATTTATCAAGTAA
- the pyrE gene encoding orotate phosphoribosyltransferase, with product MITLNEIPNHIASQLLKIKAVALRPQQPFTWTSGIKSPIYCDNRLTMSYPEIREDIAEAFATIIREQYPEAEVIAGTATAGIPHAAWVAQKLNLPMAYIRDKAKGHGKENLIEGLIQEGQKVVVIEDLISTGGSSIKAAQAVQAAGATPLAVLAIFSYQLDKGIKAFEEAGIPLQTLSNYTALMDVALAQGTIQESDFALLKSWREDPSSFGK from the coding sequence ATGATTACACTTAACGAGATTCCGAATCATATTGCTTCCCAATTGTTGAAGATCAAAGCGGTAGCACTGCGTCCGCAGCAACCTTTTACATGGACGTCTGGCATCAAATCACCAATTTATTGTGATAACCGTCTGACCATGTCCTATCCTGAGATTCGGGAGGACATCGCTGAAGCTTTTGCAACGATCATTCGTGAACAATATCCGGAAGCAGAAGTGATTGCGGGAACAGCTACAGCAGGTATTCCTCACGCTGCATGGGTAGCTCAGAAACTGAACCTGCCAATGGCCTACATTCGTGATAAAGCCAAAGGACATGGTAAAGAAAACCTGATTGAAGGTCTGATCCAGGAAGGACAGAAGGTCGTAGTCATTGAAGATCTGATCTCAACGGGCGGAAGTTCCATTAAAGCTGCGCAAGCTGTACAAGCCGCTGGCGCAACACCGCTCGCCGTGCTCGCTATTTTCAGCTACCAGTTGGACAAAGGTATCAAAGCCTTTGAGGAAGCAGGAATTCCACTGCAAACCCTGTCCAATTATACAGCATTGATGGATGTGGCTTTGGCTCAAGGAACGATTCAAGAAAGCGACTTCGCCCTGCTTAAATCTTGGCGTGAAGATCCTTCTTCATTTGGTAAATAA
- the pyrF gene encoding orotidine-5'-phosphate decarboxylase, which yields MNHPDFNQMAGRLMVALDYPEAEQAKELVQALEGIPCYLKVGMQLFYAAGPDFIRELKAKGYSVFLDVKMHDIPNTVRGGAESITRLGVDMFNVHAAGGTAMMRAAREGAEAALLADASLTRPEIIAVTQLTSTSQETMNTEIGIDGSVEATVVRYASLAHESGLDGVVASPLEVPAIRAACGSEFHTVTPGIRPAGSGLGDQTRVLTPGEAIARGSHYIVVGRPITGAPNPREAAEAILKEMLNV from the coding sequence TAAGGAGCTCGTACAGGCGCTTGAGGGAATACCCTGTTACCTCAAAGTTGGTATGCAGTTGTTCTACGCAGCAGGACCAGACTTCATTCGAGAGTTGAAGGCCAAAGGATACTCCGTGTTCCTTGATGTCAAAATGCACGACATTCCGAATACTGTGCGTGGAGGTGCGGAGAGCATCACTCGTCTAGGGGTGGATATGTTCAACGTTCACGCTGCCGGGGGAACGGCTATGATGCGAGCAGCTCGTGAAGGTGCAGAAGCTGCATTGCTGGCTGACGCTTCGCTAACTAGACCAGAGATCATAGCGGTTACGCAGCTTACCAGTACAAGCCAAGAAACGATGAACACGGAAATCGGCATTGACGGCTCAGTAGAAGCGACGGTTGTCCGTTATGCCAGTCTCGCTCATGAATCAGGTTTGGATGGTGTTGTAGCTTCTCCTTTGGAAGTACCAGCCATTCGAGCGGCGTGTGGAAGTGAGTTTCACACCGTCACTCCGGGTATTCGCCCAGCAGGAAGCGGTCTCGGGGATCAGACACGTGTGTTGACTCCTGGAGAAGCGATTGCTAGAGGTAGTCATTACATCGTCGTAGGAAGACCGATTACAGGTGCCCCGAATCCGCGTGAAGCGGCAGAGGCTATTTTGAAGGAGATGTTAAACGTATGA